CAAGCCAAAGTCTGATAATTTTGCTGTGTAAGCCTGCCATAAAACCACAAATAAGAAAAGGTCTAAAATGCTAATGCTCCTCTAGTGACATCTTCCAAATCAGAAGTTAAATTCAAAGAGAACAGTACCCCATCAAGCAGTATATTGGAGGCTTTAAAATCTCTGTAAATCACTTGCTTATCTGATGTGTGCAAGAAAGCAAGGCCTCTAGCTGCTCCTATGGCAATCTTGAGCCGTGTGTCCCATGGAAGTGGCTGAACAGCTGAACCCCctgtatcaattaaaaaatatattgcatgaTTAATCAAATGATCTTGTTTCATTGTctttctctaataaaaaaaaatccttttgcTCCTAAGGAAGAGCTTGAAAGGGGGGGCAGAGATATCAGATATCTCAAAGTCAACTATTAGCTCTTACTTCCAAATAAATGGTTCTCCAAGCTTCCCTTCTGCATGAATTCATAAACAAGGAGAAGTTCCTTAACCTCCCAGCAGTATCCTATCAGCCTTACAAGGTGGGGATGAGAAAGCCTTCCTAAGAAATTTACCTCCGACTGCACCAAAAAATGAACGCATTAGAAAGTAcataaatttttagataaatGTACAAGCGATGAACTAAGTTAATCAGAGGAACCTCAACCACTACTGTTAAATACACTTACTGTTAAATACCATTACTAACCATCACAAGTCTCCTACTCTCTAAATGATAAGAAATCCAAACATTTCAAGGTATTAAACAATCATATTAAAATCCAATGGTGATTTCTAAAAATAGTAGGTCAATGCTTAGTTCTTTCTCAAGCTGGGTTGAGTACCTGCCATTCTTCAAATCCTTGCAAGCTCTCGGAATTCAATCTTTTAACAGCAATTATAGTTCCACTTCCAATTCTCCCTGGCGCCTTCTCGTCAAGCCATCCTTTGTAGACTTGACCAAAACCTCCCTCGCCAAGCAAAGTATCAGATTTAAAATTCCTGGTGGCAACCTTTAGTTCTGCAAAAGAAAATATCCGCAAGTTGGGGGTAGGCAAAATCTGCCCATTTGGGAACTCCTCATCACCACTCCCAGCCGAAAACCGGCTGTGTGCAGAGATGTTGCTGCCCCTAGACGACGTTGCATTGCTCACCCCAGAAGAAGCAGTATCGCTAGTTGTCTGGGATATGCCTGCTGTAGTTACAAAATTGAAGTGAGATGACATATTAAgtcaaaatatagaaattttGGTGTTGATTATCcatattaatgtcaaaaatcaaggaaaatcaATTTGACCCAAAACAACACTTGGAGTAAGAAATAACTAGATTTAGGAAAGTTAGAATGGTTTTCTATGTGCAATGGAAATGAACAAATTGtggaaaaccaaaagaaaacagCAAGTAACTTTATGCAACGAAGGGAATTTCCACTATTTATCAGACAAAAGAGACATAAAGTCCAACCTTGCTTAGGAAAAAACGAACaaattccagaaaaaaaaaaaaaaaaaggagtccACACCAAAAACTGTAGAGCATCAGGGCCATCTCCTAGTGAAACGATTGCATATCAAACTAGctcaaaagcaaaaaacagaAAGAGAAAACCAGTTGCTACggtactaaaaaaaaaacatgataccGAATCACATCAATTTCTATTCCTTAAAGATTAGAACAAAAACAGCAAATCCCAGACTGCAAATTGGATCAACGAGATTAAACATTTAATACGTAAAGGTAAGAGGTTTTGTTTTACCTGTACTTAGATGACCGGTGGTAGAAGGTGTAGTAGGACTATGAGCAGAAGAACCCCAGCAAATCCCCATCTAAAAAAACCAGTTGGATTCTACCAAGATACAAAAGATATAACCTTGCAGTAGTATCGAGCTTAATCTCAAGAATTCAAAGATAGATacaagaaaaaaggaaacaactttGAGCTTAATTATCTAGAGTCTTCAAAACGGTTTtcctttcgttttctttttctttaatcagaAACTCTCATTCTTCAAGAACCAAATCATTGGGGGAGTACAATCTCTTTTCTTGACTAgaattctctctctttccacGAACTAAAATCTGagactttctttttatatgtgaATCTAGTCAGCAAATACAAAAGAAAGGGGgcttttctcatttcttttagTAAACATAACTGTTTATTCAATGttgagagggagggagggagggacaGGACAGGACAGCGAGGAGTTTCTATGGTTTTGTAAGAAGGCAAGTGATCTCGCCGGTAATGAATGGCAGAATAACGGTAGTTAGTCCAAGTCAACTGCGTGTCTaggaaaaatcttttttttttcagtcaaCGAAGGAAATTCAAAGGAAGGACCTGTTGTTATTGTTCTATCAATTAAATTTCTGTTGAACTAAAGGACAtgaattctttatttatatttatttttcattgacgATGAGTTGTCAAAGGAATGGGGGATTGTTTCACATTGTCCCTTTTGGATTGTGATTGAAATGTAAATTAGGAGGGGAAAAAACTATACATGTTGTCAGTGTGTGTTTACTACCGTGATAAATTTTACAATTAgacttttaaaaacatatttaaaagagctataaattataattttttaaaaatctagatTTTCATcacaatttaaaatgaaaaaaagggtaaaaaccaaataatttcTTAAGATACGTTGGAACCCTAAACAGAGCCTTCCTATCGGCATGCAAAactcaggggaaaaaaaatcaaagaaagggGAGAAGAGTGCATCATGATTTTGTTGGTTTCTTGAGCAGACAGAAAATAAAGCAGGAGGAGTTATAACAAGCTGAAACTGATTGGTACCTTTTATGAAAGGGAAATAGCTCTCCACTACAGACAGTGAAAAGGGAAATTACTGGTTCGGACAGCAGCATCAAGTCCCATCTTCACGCCAAAAAGGATCGATGTCTCTTTTAGAATGTACTTtcaaaatagagagagagagagagagagggactgCAAGCAAGGAGGCTCTCATCATGGCGTTTCATgtcattataatttcttttcttgagaaaataaaattatatgaaccATGTTTCTGTCTTAGAAGTCCTCCGATTTTAATGGataaaagaaagaggagatAGATATTCTGGTGGGTGAAAAGGGAGAATGAAATGGCTcgtaataaaatataaaatcatctgTGTCTTGAACTCATCTCGTGTAGAGGCAGTGCCATTCAAAATAAGATCACTGATATTAGAACTGGTTCCTTAGTtctcaaaatagaaataaattggtTTCATGCTGAATTTTATTGCACCAAAGATGCATGATTAATTACGTAGTCAAACGTTAAACCCTTTAAATCATGCCTTAATACAAGTTTCATATGTAAACCATATTCATTAGGAACGATTTCCTGTATTAAAACAAGATTAGCACAAAAATCCAACAATTTACGCAATCTAAGACAGCCTGTTTTCCATTTCTCCAACAAAAGCAAGCAAGCATGACCTCAATGATTACCGGTggggttgcggttgcttttcaaataacttttcatatcaaaatacatgtcaatgatattttttttattttttaaaaattatttttaacatcagcacatcaaaacgattcaaaatatacaaaacatattaaattttagcaaaaaaaatgaattttttaaaaatacggtttgtaccgcgttcccaaacagtGTCTACATGTCCCACCAATCCCTTTATGACAATTGCTGGAGGTTAATAAGAAGGAAGTCATGTTGTTTCTCTTCCTTGAATTGTCACGGCAAgggaaacattatttttaaacccATTTAATGACTCTTTCCCTTTATAACACTAACGGGTTTTCGTAGAAATTGCATGTTGTTATGCAAAAATTGGCTACTACTTTTGGGGCTGTGGCATATGGTTGACAAAAAAATGATGACTAGTCACCGTGTTCCCACTTCCCGCTCGCGCAATCCCTCGCCAAGTTTTGAAAGTGACGTGCTTGGAATTCTTGACCTCAAGACCCATCGTACATGGCAACAATTATCATGAGGATTCTTCTTGTCTCTTTTATGTTGTCTGGTGCTAGGTTAATACAAGGTTAAATCGAGACAGCggcccttcaatttatttatcatgaGCGACTCCTGGATGATAGAAGAAATGACATTTGATAACTAAGTCCGTTTTTCACAAATCGCCAACAAGCAGAATCTCTTTGGTATGGAAAGGAAATTTGAAGCTAGACAAAGTTACGAGGTCTACACTGCATGTTGCATCCCAGAAACCGTTGAATTCCAAACGGATATTGCTTTTCAGTTGAATTTAGTTATTCTAAGATAAACATCTAACATCTTGAATCGAAGTCTTGGAACatcatggtttttttggtttccaaGGTTACAGATGAAACCTTTTCCTACGCTTATGAATCTATGAATCAGGACACATTAATCTGTACAGAAACAACCTGCAATTTTACAACACGGTTAGGTGTGACTTCGATGGATCCTTATTGAGGAGACCTTGGCTTGGTCTAATCCCTGGAAGCACAACTGCCAAGCCCACCACTATATGGTTCAGTGCTGGCGCCAAAGCTTGAACCCTGGTTGAGTGGTTTTGAGATCAACACCAAACCACAAGGGCGAGGAGCATCGGTCACCACTCTATGGTTAACTTAATCatctgagaagaaaaaaaaaaagaagaagaagaagctcaaCCATGCTTAGAGCTGCAAAGCTAAATCTGGCTGTGCTGGGTCAATGCAACCAGAACTAGGAGAGCCTGGAGACTGGTATCTTACATTCAAGTCAGGCGGGACAGCATCCGatttttgatgtgatgatgagCCTGAATCTGGTCTTGGATTTGGATATAACCCTTGCCAAGTTGGTTGCTCTTGGTCAACAGATCTTGGGGCCTCCACTGCCTCGTTCCCAGAATTTGGCAATGCACCACTGATTTTTATTGAACTTGAATTCTCGGGGAACTTCATTTTCTCTGAGTTTATGCTGTTTGCATTTGCTGAACGGACCAGGTTAGAATTAGTTCTAGAGACCTTGTCGGCCATCTGAGATGACTGAATGCCTAACCCAGCAGGCCTAGCAACTCCAATTAGTTTTCCCATCTGGGCTGCAAGGTTAAACCCATACGTGGCATTAAATCCAATCGTGCCAGGGTGAATGGCTGGGTTCTGATGAAGTTGAGATGGAGCCGTTTGCCTCATCACACCCGTACTACTGTTCAGTACATTAAATGCAGAATGGGAATTTAAT
This region of Populus trichocarpa isolate Nisqually-1 chromosome 9, P.trichocarpa_v4.1, whole genome shotgun sequence genomic DNA includes:
- the LOC7481689 gene encoding probable serine/threonine-protein kinase PIX13 isoform X1, yielding MGICWGSSAHSPTTPSTTGHLSTAGISQTTSDTASSGVSNATSSRGSNISAHSRFSAGSGDEEFPNGQILPTPNLRIFSFAELKVATRNFKSDTLLGEGGFGQVYKGWLDEKAPGRIGSGTIIAVKRLNSESLQGFEEWQSEVNFLGRLSHPHLVRLIGYCWEVKELLLVYEFMQKGSLENHLFGRGSAVQPLPWDTRLKIAIGAARGLAFLHTSDKQVIYRDFKASNILLDGAYTAKLSDFGLAKLGPSASQSHVTTRVMGTYGYAAPEYVATGHLYVKSDVYGFGVVLVEILTGLRALDINRPSGRHSLVDWIKPYLSDKRKLKSIMDSHLEGRYPSKAALQIAQLALNCLESEPKHRPHMKQVVETLERIEASKERQGQTRTRPNRSKSHQNGQQPLQYHSPLHPIPDRSRGYQHSPRAR
- the LOC7481689 gene encoding probable serine/threonine-protein kinase PIX13 isoform X2, whose amino-acid sequence is MGICWGSSAHSPTTPSTTGHLSTGISQTTSDTASSGVSNATSSRGSNISAHSRFSAGSGDEEFPNGQILPTPNLRIFSFAELKVATRNFKSDTLLGEGGFGQVYKGWLDEKAPGRIGSGTIIAVKRLNSESLQGFEEWQSEVNFLGRLSHPHLVRLIGYCWEVKELLLVYEFMQKGSLENHLFGRGSAVQPLPWDTRLKIAIGAARGLAFLHTSDKQVIYRDFKASNILLDGAYTAKLSDFGLAKLGPSASQSHVTTRVMGTYGYAAPEYVATGHLYVKSDVYGFGVVLVEILTGLRALDINRPSGRHSLVDWIKPYLSDKRKLKSIMDSHLEGRYPSKAALQIAQLALNCLESEPKHRPHMKQVVETLERIEASKERQGQTRTRPNRSKSHQNGQQPLQYHSPLHPIPDRSRGYQHSPRAR